Within Metabacillus sp. KUDC1714, the genomic segment CTCTTTTTAATGTTCGATTTAGTATATCAACGATTTTATATAGATCTTCTGAATGGTCGACAGTAACTGTTGATACAATTTCAATTTTGCTTTCCATGACATAATCCTCCTACACGAAACAAATTTTGTAACTTATATGTCTGTTTAGTCTGGACACAATA encodes:
- a CDS encoding YpmA family protein, giving the protein MESKIEIVSTVTVDHSEDLYKIVDILNRTLKRDDLMFGLALDQEDQKKCVFTIYRT